In Vanessa atalanta chromosome W, ilVanAtal1.2, whole genome shotgun sequence, a genomic segment contains:
- the LOC125075528 gene encoding uncharacterized protein LOC125075528, which translates to MANEGIDFKFIPAYTPHFGGIWEAGVKSVKYHLLRVLGNARLTFEELYTVLVQIESILNSRPLSPISSDPNDLTPLTPGHFLVGRPLTALPTSSLINVNPNRLQRWELVEQLRQNFWIRWQKEYVSELQQRTKWKTSKGDLKEGTMVVIKDDALPPLKWSLGRVRRVFPGPDGVNRVADIETTKGLTRRAFNKICPLPINEAVETQDFNVGGHVKDQRGTGEMSAPPRSTDELAH; encoded by the coding sequence ATGGCAAACGAAGGCATAGACTTTAAGTTCATACCCGCCTATACTCCTCATTTTGGAGGCATATGGGAGGCGGGCGTTAAATCTGTTAAATACCATCTATTGAGAGTATTAGGAAACGCTCGTTTAACATTTGAAgaattatatacagttttagTTCAAATAGAATCAATATTGAATTCTCGTCCTCTATCACCAATTTCCTCAGATCCTAACGACCTTACTCCTCTCACTCCTGGTCATTTTCTAGTTGGACGTCCTTTAACAGCGCTGCCTACATCTAGCCTAATCAACGTAAATCCCAATAGACTACAACGTTGGGAACTAGTAGAACAGCTACGTCAGAATTTTTGGATACGCTGGCAGAAGGAGTACGTGTCTGAACTTCAACAAAGGACCAAGTGGAAGACTTCTAAGGGCGATCTGAAGGAAGGGACAATGGTCGTGATCAAGGATGATGCACTGCCTCCGTTGAAGTGGAGCCTTGGACGAGTTCGTCGAGTGTTCCCAGGTCCTGACGGAGTTAATCGTGTTGCAGACATAGAAACCACTAAAGGCCTGACAAGACgagcattcaataaaatttgtccACTACCAATCAATGAGGCTGTTGAAACCCAAGATTTCAACGTCGGGGGGCATGTTAAGGATCAGCGCGGGACGGGGGAGATGAGCGCCCCACCGCGGTCGACAGACGAGCTAGCTCATTAG